In Microbacterium lushaniae, the following are encoded in one genomic region:
- a CDS encoding bacitracin resistance protein, producing the protein MTADTARARATTPPWPTLAVAGIIGLFYAYLVWSAVDLLVRQATGPLGLNGWGWFVHILPIVFPMIAFAVAFVIGWRRRTWEFALVLVAGLAVAAAFWTNILAYAVTSFSLYGG; encoded by the coding sequence ATGACCGCGGACACCGCACGCGCCCGCGCCACGACGCCGCCGTGGCCCACCCTCGCCGTCGCCGGCATCATCGGGCTGTTCTACGCGTACCTCGTGTGGAGCGCCGTGGATCTGCTCGTGCGCCAGGCGACGGGCCCGCTGGGGCTGAACGGCTGGGGCTGGTTCGTGCACATCCTCCCCATCGTCTTCCCGATGATCGCCTTCGCCGTCGCGTTCGTCATCGGATGGCGCCGCCGGACGTGGGAGTTCGCCCTCGTCCTGGTCGCCGGTCTCGCCGTGGCTGCGGCGTTCTGGACGAACATCCTCGCCTACGCCGTCACGTCGTTCTCGCTGTACGGCGGCTGA
- a CDS encoding DNA polymerase III subunit gamma/tau gives MSTGRDDDALSWGGDDDPTLDPGTEAAPSSPPPAGKQPRDSSRPSDGSQQPRGSHRLPRGFTAVGRGSTAEQPPAAAFAAEPTALGNAGLVGVGMIAAAFILYSVGWLIVSVRLQSVGAIPVPSVSLITITLAAAAAPLIWFAAAYSLTRRSRTWVRFTWLIAGVVLLVPWPFLVTGAFG, from the coding sequence GTGAGCACCGGACGCGACGACGACGCCCTCAGCTGGGGTGGCGACGATGACCCCACGCTCGACCCCGGCACCGAGGCGGCGCCGTCCTCGCCGCCCCCAGCCGGCAAGCAGCCGCGCGACTCGAGCCGTCCCTCGGATGGCTCGCAGCAGCCGCGCGGGTCGCACAGGCTCCCGCGCGGCTTCACCGCCGTAGGGCGGGGGAGTACCGCCGAGCAGCCACCGGCCGCCGCATTCGCCGCCGAGCCCACGGCGCTCGGCAATGCGGGACTCGTGGGAGTCGGGATGATCGCCGCAGCCTTCATCCTCTACTCCGTCGGGTGGCTCATCGTGAGCGTTCGACTGCAGTCCGTCGGCGCGATCCCGGTGCCTTCGGTCTCGCTCATCACGATCACGCTCGCCGCCGCCGCCGCGCCGCTGATCTGGTTCGCCGCGGCGTACTCCCTCACCCGCCGTTCGCGCACGTGGGTGCGCTTCACCTGGCTCATCGCCGGCGTCGTGCTGCTGGTGCCGTGGCCGTTCCTCGTGACAGGAGCATTCGGATGA
- a CDS encoding cyclodeaminase/cyclohydrolase family protein yields the protein MQSDPDVPTSLAMDEWLARLAEPTGAPGGGSAAGVMMALSAALLHMVCGYTPDEPVAAEAGERVRELREASLRASEEDGVRSVALGAALREDGPDRSARLYDAAVAAAASSADLAEVGIALVAQLRLVAEVGNPHLVADTGVASESLRAGLGAALINLRANISLARSHAAETPDSGDAADSGDTSDSGRTSDSGDPSDSGVTQASAELGRLSDVGARTERARSEIDAVLAALPLD from the coding sequence ATGCAGAGCGATCCGGACGTTCCCACTTCCCTGGCCATGGACGAGTGGCTCGCGCGCCTGGCCGAGCCCACCGGAGCCCCCGGAGGGGGATCGGCGGCGGGCGTCATGATGGCGCTGTCGGCGGCCCTCCTGCACATGGTGTGCGGATACACACCCGACGAACCCGTCGCCGCCGAAGCGGGCGAGCGTGTGCGGGAGCTGCGGGAGGCGTCACTGCGCGCCTCCGAGGAGGACGGCGTGCGTTCGGTCGCCCTCGGCGCCGCGCTGCGGGAGGACGGCCCCGACCGCAGCGCCCGTCTGTACGACGCGGCCGTGGCGGCCGCAGCATCCTCCGCCGATCTCGCGGAGGTCGGCATCGCCCTCGTGGCGCAGCTGCGCCTGGTCGCGGAGGTGGGCAATCCGCACCTCGTCGCCGACACCGGCGTCGCCTCCGAGTCCCTTCGAGCCGGCCTGGGCGCCGCGCTCATCAACCTGCGCGCGAACATCTCCCTCGCCCGCTCCCACGCCGCCGAAACTCCGGACTCCGGCGACGCTGCGGACTCCGGCGACACTTCGGACTCCGGGCGCACTTCGGACTCCGGCGACCCTTCGGACTCCGGCGTGACGCAGGCATCCGCGGAACTCGGGCGCCTCTCCGACGTCGGCGCCCGCACCGAGCGCGCCCGCTCCGAGATCGACGCGGTCCTCGCCGCCCTCCCGCTCGACTGA
- the ilvC gene encoding ketol-acid reductoisomerase — MAEIFYDDNADLSIIQGKKVAIVGYGSQGHAHAQNLRDSGVEVAIALKDGSKSAAKAQEDGFEVLSVADATKWADLIMILAPDQHQRGIYSDSIRDNLAPGKTLAFAHGFNIRFGYIDAPEGVDVILVAPKAPGHTVRREFVAGRGIPDIIAVERDASGSAWDTALSYAKAIGGTRAGVIKTTFTEETETDLFGEQAVLCGGMSHLVQYGFETLTEAGYQPEIAYFEVLHELKLIVDLMWEGGIAKQRWSISDTAEYGDYVSGPRVIDERVKENMQAVLADIQSGAFAKRFIADQDAGAPEFLALREKEQNHPIEATGKELRSLFAWKQTDSDYTEGSAAR, encoded by the coding sequence ATGGCAGAGATCTTCTACGACGACAACGCCGACCTCTCGATCATCCAGGGCAAGAAGGTCGCAATCGTCGGGTACGGCTCGCAGGGCCACGCGCACGCGCAGAACCTGCGTGACTCCGGCGTCGAGGTCGCCATCGCGCTCAAGGACGGCTCCAAGTCGGCCGCGAAGGCGCAGGAGGACGGTTTCGAGGTGCTCTCCGTCGCGGACGCGACGAAGTGGGCCGACCTCATCATGATCCTCGCGCCCGACCAGCACCAGCGCGGCATCTACAGCGACAGCATCCGCGACAACCTGGCCCCCGGAAAGACCCTCGCCTTCGCGCACGGGTTCAACATCCGCTTCGGGTACATCGACGCGCCCGAGGGCGTCGATGTGATCCTCGTCGCCCCCAAGGCCCCCGGTCACACGGTGCGCCGCGAGTTCGTCGCCGGTCGCGGCATCCCCGACATCATCGCCGTCGAGCGCGACGCTTCGGGCTCCGCGTGGGACACCGCCCTGTCCTACGCCAAGGCCATCGGCGGCACGCGCGCCGGCGTCATCAAGACGACGTTCACCGAAGAGACCGAGACCGACCTGTTCGGCGAGCAGGCGGTGCTGTGCGGCGGTATGAGCCACCTCGTGCAGTACGGCTTCGAGACCCTCACCGAGGCCGGCTACCAGCCCGAGATCGCCTACTTCGAGGTGCTGCACGAACTCAAGCTCATCGTCGACCTCATGTGGGAGGGCGGGATCGCGAAGCAGCGCTGGTCGATCTCCGACACCGCGGAGTACGGCGACTACGTCTCGGGCCCGCGCGTGATCGACGAGCGCGTCAAGGAGAACATGCAGGCCGTGCTCGCCGACATCCAGTCGGGCGCGTTCGCCAAGCGCTTCATCGCCGACCAGGACGCCGGTGCCCCCGAGTTCCTCGCTCTGCGTGAGAAGGAGCAGAACCACCCGATCGAGGCCACCGGCAAGGAGCTGCGCTCCCTGTTCGCGTGGAAGCAGACCGACAGCGACTACACGGAGGGCTCGGCCGCGCGCTGA
- the ilvN gene encoding acetolactate synthase small subunit, with protein MPSHVLSLLVEDKPGLLTRVAGLFARRGFNISSLAVGVTEIPGLSRITVAVDVEDLPLEQVTKQLNKLINVIKIVELDPVSSVQREHMLVKVRADNASRSHVLEVVNLFRASVVDYAPDALVIEITGDHGKVDAFLRAVEPFGVKELAQSGLLAIGRGGKSITERVLRG; from the coding sequence ATGCCCAGTCATGTGCTGAGCCTCCTGGTGGAGGACAAGCCCGGTCTGCTCACGCGTGTGGCAGGCCTGTTCGCCCGTCGCGGCTTCAACATCTCCTCGCTCGCGGTGGGCGTCACCGAGATCCCCGGTCTGTCGCGGATCACGGTGGCCGTGGACGTCGAAGACCTCCCGCTGGAGCAGGTGACCAAGCAGCTGAACAAGCTCATCAACGTCATCAAGATCGTCGAGCTCGACCCGGTCAGCTCCGTGCAGCGCGAGCACATGCTCGTGAAGGTGCGCGCCGACAACGCGTCGCGCTCGCACGTGCTGGAGGTCGTCAACCTCTTCCGCGCATCGGTGGTCGACTACGCCCCCGACGCGCTCGTGATCGAGATCACCGGCGACCACGGCAAGGTCGACGCCTTCCTCCGCGCCGTCGAGCCCTTCGGCGTGAAGGAACTCGCCCAGTCCGGCCTCTTGGCCATCGGCCGTGGCGGCAAGAGCATCACCGAGCGCGTCCTGCGCGGCTGA